A part of Papilio machaon chromosome 21, ilPapMach1.1, whole genome shotgun sequence genomic DNA contains:
- the LOC123722200 gene encoding neurofilament heavy polypeptide-like — MNTTNKEKTTREGPVRGESLGGSDSRPIGPIVYGGAIRRVEEESRIGSAGGSKEKERERVRRLSDSDSDSRDSMASASSRFASMESLDQDGRFWSEGRGQKRPREKELSGSSTDTPAKGVHKRRGRGRPPTTGEYVGLAAAKESLRKATEAEMRARAEAELLDSVLEARKTRSALVTAGPSNAAPLEVEEDTATTVLKRIGSSLDVVERVAKKSSNLKGTFVRALQDAVSAIKEDVAGLAQRSISDETRALQADNARLQADMASLRKELNEMRQEMERVRKQGSANALMDTTMEAVPVRPPQPQPETSLEDICRTVMVQVGGMLNARLASLEDRLLPERNLRPPLASDKKKEARTYATATAEPTPVPSLGAQKTAGTKVPPAPAQPGPSGLTRQAPNVPKKKNKKDSKKGAKKKEKTRPSTSENSKSSPVAPVAPSNAAPPRRPPNPDALEENWVTVGRNGKAQRQKSKAAPTQAPTSAPAPRPQRLKVPRSSAVVVTLTEAAINKGLTYSSVLKEARSKLDLKEVIGIEAVQFRRAVTGATIIRIPGATSAPKADILAQKLQEIYQNDDIKVSRPEKNDRHQDRRSGRLDYA; from the coding sequence atgaacacgacgaacaaagaaaaaactacCCGGGAGGGTCCCGTTCGCGGGGAATCCCTTGGTGGGTCGGACAGCCGGCCCATCGGCCCCATTGTATACGGGGGGGCCATTCGCCGTGTGGAGGAGGAGAGTAGGATAGGTTCAGCAGGAGGAAGTAAAGAGAAGGAGAGAGAGAGAGTAAGGAGGCTGTCAGATTCAGACTCAGACAGCAGAGACTCCATGGCAAGCGCTTCCAGCCGCTTTGCTTCCATGGAGTCCCTAGACCAGGACGGGAGATTCTGGAGTGAGGGCCGCGGCCAGAAGAGGCCCAGAGAAAAGGAGTTGAGCGGCAGCTCTACTGACACCCCCGCTAAAGGGGTTCATAAAAGAAGGGGACGCGGCCGTCCGCCAACCACCGGCGAATACGTCGGGCTGGCGGCCGCCAAAGAATCATTGAGAAAGGCGACAGAGGCGGAGATGAGGGCACGAGCCGAGGCGGAACTCCTTGACTCAGTTCTGGAAGCCCGCAAGACTCGATCGGCTCTGGTCACGGCAGGTCCATCAAATGCCGCGCCACTGGAAGTTGAAGAAGACACGGCGACCACCGTCCTCAAACGGATCGGATCCAGCCTCGACGTAGTTGAAAGAGTGGCGAAGAAATCGTCAAACCTTAAAGGAACCTTTGTGCGCGCACTGCAGGATGCCGTCAGCGCCATTAAAGAGGACGTCGCCGGCCTCGCCCAGAGGTCGATATCGGATGAGACGCGCGCTTTGCAAGCAGATAACGCCCGCCTGCAAGCCGATATGGCCAGCCTCCGCAAGGAGCTGAATGAAATGCGCCAGGAGATGGAGAGGGTGCGGAAGCAGGGTTCCGCCAATGCCCTCATGGATACGACAATGGAGGCCGTCCCTGTCCGGCCCCCACAACCACAACCAGAGACCTCTCTTGAGGATATTTGCAGGACGGTAATGGTCCAGGTGGGCGGTATGCTCAATGCCCGCCTGGCTTCCCTAGAGGATAGGTTGCTCCCCGAAAGGAACCTGCGACCACCATTAGCGTCGGACAAGAAGAAGGAGGCCCGCACGTACGCGACTGCAACCGCGGAGCCCACACCCGTACCATCTTTGGGTGCTCAAAAAACAGCTGGGACAAAGGTGCCCCCGGCACCAGCACAGCCCGGTCCCAGTGGACTCACGCGCCAGGCGCCCAACGTGCCcaagaagaaaaataagaaagacTCCAAAAAAGGAGCCAAAAAGAAGGAGAAAACTCGGCCGTCGACTAGCGAGAACTCAAAGTCCTCCCCTGTCGCCCCCGTAGCACCATCAAATGCCGCCCCTCCTCGTCGTCCTCCAAATCCAGACGCGCTCGAGGAGAACTGGGTAACTGTAGGGAGAAATGGAAAGGCACAACGTCAAAAGTCGAAAGCGGCTCCCACGCAGGCACCAACATCTGCGCCTGCACCGCGACCGCAGAGACTAAAAGTACCTCGAAGCTCTGCCGTTGTCGTGACGCTTACCGAAGCGGCAATCAATAAGGGGCTAACATATAGTAGTGTCTTGAAAGAGGCGAGATCGAAGCTCGATCTAAAAGAGGTGATAGGTATAGAAGCGGTGCAATTCCGTCGGGCGGTTACCGGGGCCACTATCATCCGCATCCCCGGCGCCACCAGCGCCCCGAAGGCAGACATCCTGGCGCAGAAGCTCCAGGAAATTTACCAAAACGACGATATCAAGGTCTCCAGACCCGAAAAAAATGATAGACATCAAGATCGAAGGTCTGGACGACTCGACTACGCCTGA
- the LOC123722201 gene encoding uncharacterized protein LOC123722201, protein MSATNKEKTTREGPVRGESLGGSDSRPIGPIVYGGAIRRVKEERRLGSNGGSREEKEKERDRVRRLSDSDSTDSRGSMASASSRFASMESLDQEGAGRFWSEGRGQKRPRDKELSGSSTDTPAKGVHKRRGRGRPPTTGEYVGLAAAKESLRRATEAEMRARAEAELLDSVLEARKTRSAIVAAGPSTAAPMANEEDTATTVLKRIGSSLDVVEKVAKKSSNLKGTFVRALQDAVSAIKEDVAGLAQRTISDETRALQADNARLQADMASLRKELNEMRQEMERVRKQGSANALMDTTMEAVPVRPPPQPQAESSLEDICRAVMVQVGGMLNARLASLEDRLLPERNMRPPLASDKNKEDRTYATATAKPKPAPSSGTQKTAGTKAPPVPAQPGPSGLTRQPPTVPKKSKKGSKKGAKKKKKTRPSTGENLKSSSVAPVAPSNAPPRRPPNPDALEENWVTVGRNGKAQRHKSKAAPTQASTSQPASRPQRLKVPRSSAVVVTLTEAAIKKGLTYSSVLREAKSKLDLKEAIGVEAVQFRRAVTGATIIRIPGATSAPKADILAQKLQEIYQSDDIKVSRPEKMVDVKIEGLDDSTTPEEIKEAIMKKGACPADQVRAGQLRQNRSGLFDIWAQVPVTTAKKLVTGRFLVGWVAAKVTIGRPRELRCYRCMQQGHTASRCDAEDRSRLCYKCGQEGHKAASCPSQPNCILCTAAGKDAKHRLGSLNCSAPRKTVPKRALAEVARSAPPPSGEEMEIAEAVQN, encoded by the coding sequence atgagcGCGacgaataaagaaaaaactaccCGGGAGGGTCCCGTTCGCGGGGAATCCCTTGGTGGGTCGGACAGCCGGCCCATCGGCCCCATTGTATACGGGGGGGCCATTCGCCGTGTGAAGGAGGAGAGAAGGTTAGGGTCAAATGGAGGAAGTAGAGAGGAGAAGGAGAAGGAGAGAGATAGAGTGAGGAGGCTGTCTGATTCAGATTCAACAGACAGCAGGGGCTCCATGGCAAGCGCTTCCAGCCGCTTTGCTTCCATGGAGTCCCTAGACCAGGAAGGTGCCGGAAGATTCTGGAGTGAGGGCCGCGGCCAGAAGAGGCCCAGAGATAAGGAGTTGAGCGGCAGCTCCACAGACACCCCCGCCAAAGGGGTACACAAAAGAAGGGGACGCGGCCGTCCGCCAACTACCGGCGAATACGTCGGGCTGGCGGCCGCCAAAGAATCTTTACGAAGAGCGACAGAAGCGGAGATGAGGGCACGAGCCGAGGCGGAGCTCCTCGACTCGGTTTTGGAGGCCCGCAAGACCCGCTCGGCCATAGTCGCGGCAGGCCCATCTACTGCCGCGCCAATGGCAAACGAAGAAGACACGGCGACCACCGTCCTCAAACGGATTGGGTCCAGCCTAGACGTGGTTGAGAAGGTAGCGAAGAAGTCGTCCAACTTAAAAGGGACCTTCGTGCGCGCACTGCAAGACGCGGTCAGTGCCATTAAGGAAGACGTTGCTGGCCTTGCGCAGAGGACGATATCGGATGAAACACGCGCCTTGCAGGCAGATAACGCCCGCCTGCAAGCTGATATGGCCAGCCTCCGCAAGGAGCTGAATGAGATGCGCCAGGAGATGGAGAGGGTGCGGAAACAGGGTTCCGCCAATGCCCTCATGGACACGACAATGGAGGCCGTCCCTGTCCGGCCCCCACCACAACCACAAGCAGAGTCCTCCCTAGAGGACATATGTCGGGCGGTAATGGTCCAGGTGGGCGGTATGCTCAACGCCCGCCTGGCTTCCCTAGAGGATAGGTTGCTCCCTGAAAGGAATATGCGACCACCATTGGCGTCGGATAAAAACAAGGAAGACCGCACATATGCGACTGCGACCGCGAAGCCCAAACCCGCACCATCTTCGGGTACTCAAAAAACAGCTGGGACGAAGGCGCCCCCGGTGCCAGCACAGCCCGGTCCCAGTGGGCTCACGCGCCAGCCGCCTACCGTGCCCAAGAAGAGCAAAAAAGGCTCCAAAAAAGGAgccaaaaagaagaagaaaactCGGCCGTCGACTGGCGAGAACCTTAAGTCCTCCTCTGTCGCCCCCGTAGCACCATCAAATGCCCCTCCTCGCCGTCCTCCTAACCCGGACGCGCTCGAGGAAAATTGGGTAACCGTAGGGAGAAATGGAAAAGCGCAAAGGCACAAGTCGAAAGCGGCTCCCACACAGGCTTCTACATCTCAGCCTGCATCGCGGCCGCAAAGACTGAAAGTGCCTCGGAGCTCTGCCGTCGTCGTGACACTTACCGAGGCGGCAATCAAAAAGGGGCTGACATATAGTAGTGTTCTGAGAGAGGCGAAATCGAAGCTCGACCTAAAAGAGGCGATAGGCGTGGAAGCGGTGCAATTCCGTCGGGCGGTTACCGGGGCTACTATCATCCGCATCCCCGGCGCCACCAGCGCCCCGAAGGCAGATATCCTGGCGCAGAAGCTCCAGGAAATTTACCAAAGTGACGACATTAAGGTCTCCAGGCCCGAAAAAATGGTCGACGTTAAGATTGAAGGTCTGGACGACTCTACCACGCCGGAAGAAATCAAAGAGGCCATAATGAAAAAAGGGGCATGCCCGGCAGACCAGGTCCGAGCTGGTCAACTCCGCCAGAACAGATCTGGTCTTTTCGACATCTGGGCACAGGTCCCTGTCACAACAGCAAAGAAGCTAGTGACTGGCCGCTTCTTAGTGGGCTGGGTAGCTGCCAAGGTCACGATTGGCAGACCAAGGGAGCTACGCTGCTACCGATGCATGCAGCAAGGACATACAGCGAGTCGCTGCGACGCGGAGGACCGCAGCCGGCTCTGCTATAAATGTGGACAAGAAGGCCACAAGGCCGCATCCTGCCCGTCGCAACCGAACTGCATCCTGTGCACGGCGGCGGGCAAGGATGCCAAACACCGGCTGGGGAGTTTAAATTGCTCGGCGCCCAGAAAAACGGTCCCCAAGAGAGCGCTAGCGGAAGTAGCACGTAGCGCGCCCCCACCGAGCGGGGAAGAAATGGAGATAGCGGAAGCCGTGCAAAATTAA